A stretch of DNA from Vulcanisaeta thermophila:
CATGGGTTGTTGCCTAACCTCTATACCCGCTTCCCTTAGGAGCATGGCTACGAATGGGTTTCCCGTATACGCTACCTGGAATGGTGGTACGTATGACTTCACGTGGCCGAACCACTCCACATTGTTTTCTATGTTTGGTATTGGTACCATTATGACCCTGCTCAGGTCCACGCCGGCCTCCCTGAGGCCCTCCCTGAGCATCCATATTCTCTCGCCGGCGCTGAATGGGTCCTTGGGTATGTAGTTGAATTGTGCCGATCCTATTATTACTATTAATTCATCGACCTCCTTCAGAATCTCCCTTATTGCCCATACGTGGCCCCAGTGGGGTGGTTGGAACCTC
This window harbors:
- a CDS encoding nicotinamide-nucleotide adenylyltransferase, which translates into the protein MIRGLFIGRFQPPHWGHVWAIREILKEVDELIVIIGSAQFNYIPKDPFSAGERIWMLREGLREAGVDLSRVIMVPIPNIENNVEWFGHVKSYVPPFQVAYTGNPFVAMLLREAGIEVRQQPMFDREKYNSTRIRELIIKGDPTWEELVPKSVARIIKEINGIERLRIITLGEAAPHEW